The Metarhizium brunneum chromosome 5, complete sequence sequence TTGAACGATCGTGTCGGCCGTGCCTAAAAGTTCGCGGTACGAACCGCCGACCTGCGTCCGTAGACGGGCCGCCTTCTCCTCAatctggacatggagtgATTTGTGAATGGATCGAATCTGCGGGAGGGTATGACTTCCGGAAAAGATGTCGGCACAAGAGGTGAGCGTCGCTGGGTCGGGGACGGAGGCCATTGCGACGATTGGCGCCTTGAAGGCAGAAAAGTATGGACGACTACTATATTGGACGGGCCATCAGCGCACCATCAAAGCTTCATGCAATCAACAAAGCGCACGATGCGCGCAGTTTTCAAGGTACTGTGTAGATAGTAGAAGTTGAGGAGCAGAGCCAGGACAGCTTGTTCGAAGTGATCTCACAGTTTCTCAGCTGGCCTAGGTGGGGCAACCCGCTCAACGCATCCCACCAATTGCTTCGGCCATGCACATAATAATGCAGCAGCACATTCGAGAACAAGACACGGACATTGGATGTAACCACATTCCTTGATCGAGGTATGATGCACCCCATGCATACGATTTGATTGACACCAGTATTCTACAATTTGATGCTCTTGACGACACCGACATTAATACCAGATGTTTCTCCTTGGTAGCCGCCCTTGGGCTCACCACCCTTCCAAACAGGTTTCATGctcttcaacttcttctgCTTGGCCTCGTACTGCTTTCTCCTCTTCACTCTTGGGTTTCGGACATCCTTATTTCTCTTGGGTGCCAAGCCCTTGTTTTTCTCAATGGCATATGTGATCTTCCTCTTGCCATCCTCTCCCACCTCTTCATTCTCCACCACTCTATCTGCCTTGCTTGCTGCAGCATAGGCAGCATAACGAGCGGCCTTTTCTTCTCGCTTGTTCTTTGACTTATTGGCCACCATGTCATAGTattcgtcctcgtcattcCGAAGAGCGTTGGCAGCAgtgttgtcgtcgtcatcgctgTCATCGCCAAGATCAGCACCATGTTTGGAATCTCGCTTGCCTCGCTTCTCCGCCTCTGCAAGGAGACGGGCTTGTCTGTCTCGAAGTCGTTCGCGATGCGGAATGTCCATGTCTCCTCCAGCATCGCGTCCGGCGCCGGCACGCTTGTTGGCCTTTTGTGTAATTTGTGACGTGTAGAATTTGAGACTCTTTTTCCGGGCAGCCTTGTCTGCGGCAGCTCGCGCGTCCAGGGTGTCTTCTTCGCCAAAGTCTGAGTTATTGTCTTCCTTCGAAGCTGAAGACGACTTCGACTTTCGTTTTGACTTTCCAGAGCCAATCGGTAAGCTGTAAAGGTCGGAAACGGTGTTTTCAATGGCTCTGGCCTTTTCGAGCTTCTTCGCTTCCTTGGCCACTGAAACCTTGTCTTTCTTCAcggatttcttcttcttggtagTGTCGAGTGCGGTCGGGTCATCATTCAATGCATATTGACCATCGAGGTCCGCAGATAGTGACAAGGACGTCTCATCGGGGTTGCTCGCTGCCGTCAGGTTCTTTACTCGATCCCAGGCCTCGCGGCAACTGAGCAATGCCTCCATGACTTCGTGGTCCCGTAAGTCAGTTGCTGACAAGGGCTTTTGCAGTTTTCCAGCGTCTCGTGCAGGTGATGTAAGAATGGCAAAATAGCTGGCCAGGGTGGCAACATAGCACCCCAACACACAGTACTTGATGGCCGCGATTGATGTGTCTGGTTGATTGGCAGCATCTTCCTTGAGACCGAGGTATACGGGGtgcagctcctccagctcaCTTGCCAAGTGCTCGAACTCAGGGTATCTTGTTGACAAGAGCCGCGATCGCTCCTCTATGCTCATTTCCGGGGTGACTTCGATATCCTTGAGAACCTCAACAACCTTCCCTTCGCCTTCCTCGAGTTCAGGCTCTCCGGTTAGCcattcgtcgccgtcgaacACGAAATCTTCCTCCCTCATTTTGGAGAGTTTCTTTTGCTGCAATCGCTTggcttcggcttcttcctctaATGCATCGGCCTCGGTCTCAATGTTATCAGCGTCATAGTACTCCTGTTTTGAAGATCCCCACCAGCCAGAGTCCccttcgtcgtcttcttcaccgcCATCTTCGAGATCACCCTGGGCATCATCCTGCTTCGTTGTAGATTTCTTTGACTTTGTCTGGGGCTTTGCATCGGGCTTGTCATCCTGCTCATCAGAGTCGGAGTCCTCGTAGCCAAGGATCTCTTCGTCTGAAAATTCCATatcttcatcctcttgtCTCCTGCGTTTTGAATTCGGCTCGTCATCCAGCATTATTGTGTCTTTGTTGAGAAAGTATTCGTCTTCCGAATCGGCGACATCTTGGTAAGTGGTGATGGGGCCAAGTCTAGCCTCACTGGGATCGAGTTCCTTTGGGCCTTTCGGGCCGGCATTGCGGCTACCagcctttcttttctttgccATGACGATGCAGTTGATTCTCCGCGGTTCGGAGGAATGCGTGCAACGGATGCGGCTTGCTGATGTGACAAGCGAGTTGACCAAGTTGCGACGGACGACTttttctgccgcttttgACCAATGTTGGGTCAGAAAATTAATTTTGAGGCGACTGATAAGATAAGAGGCGTCGAGTGGCTCAGCTTGCACATGTGCCGTTGGGGCCCAGACAGGGGTCACCCGCGCCACTTGACCGGACATTATTGGCGCGTTTAGCGCACCAGCCAGAGCCTGAGTAGCTCcaagtacttaggtacaAAATACTTACATACAGCGACCTCAACAGCGGGACAGGCATCGTAAAGTAGCATTGAGCTTTTATTGTTGTATTACTTCGTATCCGTTATCTCCCTCATATCTCCCCCAAGTAAAAGGCCGATGGTGGGCACCTCCACGTGATGACGCCTTGCAGCATGCCGAGACGTAGATACGAAGTAGTCTGCTGTTATACAAAATACTTCCAAGtcctgccgctgctggggtAGGACGGCATGCCGAACTTGATAGTACTTCTAAgtaagtactccgtactcatCCCATCTACTCATCTACTGCGGCATCTTGCCCATGCTGCCCAGTGCAGCGAAGCGAAGACGTCGTGCATCAACATTTAAAAGTTGAGGCTGCATGCCCACCCTCCGACCCGACGCCATTTGTACCATTTGTGCTCAAGTGGGCCTCGCCTGACAAGTGACGGATGACACAACATGACTAGGATCGTCACGAACCATTGCACCATGACGGCGGTGTGTGGCTTGCTCCAATGATTAGGGACGCTCCCTGGCAGAACCTTGGGCCAACTTTGAAGCACAGGGGCACAGTCGGGCTGAAGGTCTGGGGCAGGGCATAGACAGCACTTGCAGTTCAGACACCACGTGAAGCCTGTGCAGGGAGGCGAGAGGCAACCCTTGCGGCCGTACGAAATGGTGCTACTTTGGCCGTGCAAGCTGGCAGATATTTGAGTTGAAACATTGCCATCAGCGGCGCACCCGTTCATCCATCTTGGATTCCAGGCCGGGCCTGGTGCTTCGAACCACGGCACGGGCTGTCACACTCGCAACGACACTCGGTCACTCGACTTCCATCTCGAATCTCTGCTGCCAATGCTGCCCTGCGAGCTTCCTCGCATCGCGTCGCCACGACTCTAGCCCGCCGCCGAATTTCCCGTCTTGCATGCAACGCGAAGGCATGGACGGCACTCGTCCTTCCCCGGTCATTCTGCAATATTTTGTTTCCGTCTCATAGCTGCTGCTTCTCGGATCTTGTTGCCGATTCTCTCTGTCGACCTGCTTTTCTTCACCGGCTACGTCGACAAGCGTAGCTTTTTGGCGTGGCTTTCGCAGCATTACACAACATAAATCTGCTCGTCCTACCCGATCTAGACAACCATGGCGGACCGGGAGTCGTCTAATACCAGCTCCCAGCCGTCGTCGCCTCGTGCGAGTCGTCGACCACATGCTCCTAATAGGAGTCATTCTAATATGGAGCCTAACGAGCGCTCACCATTATTATTGAATAATTCCCGATCTAGAATAAGAATAGATGGCGGTGCGCTGTCCCCTCGAATTCCCCAAATGTCCCGAAACCACAGTTATACAGGTATGACTACAACGCTCGAGTCAAATACATCGGATACAATCATGCCCTGCTTTTGCCAAATTTTGAGCGCTGACAACTGTTTCCTTCCAGGTAGCGTACGGCAAACCAGACACCACAGCAGGCAAGGGTCATGGGGGCAGAGACTGATGCAGTCCCTGGCCGACCGGAATACCTCAATGTCAGACACCAAAGCATCTACCGTTCCTGACGAGAGAGTGTGGTATGATCAGTTCACCAGTACTGATTGGGTGCACGATACCATCGCAGATTCTCATCGCGTCAAAGCTTTGAGAAGCCGAAAAGACTTCTGGGGTCGGGTTCGTGTTATGCTCGACGGCTGCCAGGGCTGGATTCTCAGTGCCGTATGTGGACttgtcattgccatcattgcgTATGCCATCGATGTTGCCGAAGTCACCATCTTCGACTTCAAGGATGGTTACTGCTCAACAGCGTGGTACTTGAACGAAAAGGTGCGGCGCCAGTATCGCATGTTGTCGTTGAAAGCCTGTCAACTAATGAGCGTGTGCACAGAAATGTTGCCGACGAGGTCCATGCGATGACTGGAGAAGCTGGTCGCAAGCCTTCAACTATCACCCATTTGGCGAGAAGTGGACCGATTTCACAATATATCTAACATGCGTCGTTGGCCTAGCGCTCCTCTCATGTTGGATTGCGCTTGGAACAAAGACCGTAGTTCCGTCGGCATATCAACTTACTACCTTGGACGAGAATCTGGCCGCGCTGCCTCGAGAAGTCGGTCAACCTGCCGACGGAAACTCGACTGACGATAGTGCAAGTCCTCGCCAGCAAGATGAGCCGCAGCAGGCAAGCCCTCCCATGATCTATTACTCTGCTGCTGGCAGCGGGGTTGCTGAAGTTCGTGTGATTCTCAGTGGATTTGTCCTACATGGCTTCCTAGGTTTTCAAACCCTTATTATCAAGTCTGTTGCACTTGTCCTCAGTGTCGCGTCTGGTCTCAGCCTGGGAAAGGAAGGGCCGTACGTTCATATTGCAGCTTGCGTCGGCAATATTGCCTGTCGGTTATTTGCCAAATACGACCGAAACGATGCCAAACGTCGAGAGGTACTCTCCGCTGCAGCCGCGGCAGGTGTTGCAGTTGCTTTTGGTGCTCCTTTGGGCGGAGTATTATTCGGGCTGGAAGAGGTCGCCTATTTCTTCCCTGCTAAAACTCTGTTCAGGACCTTCTTTTGCTGTATTATTGCGGCTTTGTCCTTGAAGTTTTTAAATCCGTATGGTACTCACAAGATCGTCATGTTCCAAGTCCGGTATCTCATTGACTGGGAGTTCTTTGAGCTTGTTagttttgtttttgttggcGTTCTTGGCGGTGCACTCGGTGCACTGTTCATAAAAGCCTCTAAATACTGGGCTCAGACCTTCCGTCGTATTCCAGCCATAAAAGCATATCCTTTGCTGGAGGTCTTCTTGGTGGCTCTTGTAACTGGTCTGATGAGTTACTGGAATGCCTTGGTGAAGGAGCCGGTTGCAAAATTACTGCTCAACTTGGCATCACCTTGCGACGGCAATGATGAAAATACAGATGAGCTCGGCCTCTGTCCCGGCTCTGTGAACGATATTCCTCCCATTCTCCTCACGCTTTTCATCGCCTTTCTCATCAAGGGATTCCTCACCGTCATTACTTTTGGTATTGTAAGTGTCCATCATCATAGGCTACCACCTAGGCTACCTGTTAACTTGTTTGAAACAGAAAGTACCGGCAGGAATCTATATTCCATCCATGGTTGTTGGCGGTTTGATGGGGCGGATCGTGGGACATCTTATGCAATGGTTTGTCCTCTCAGTTCCTCAGTGGTCCATCTTTGGCAACTGCGCAACCGCTGCGGATGGATCGTGCATCCAGCCAGGTGTATATGGCCTCATCGCAGCCGGGGCCACCATGTGTGGCGTGACGAGACTTTCATTGACTTTGGCGGTTATTTTATTTGAACTGACTGGCAGCTTGGACTATGTACTTCCATTTTCACTGACCATCTTGGTTGCCAAATGGACAGCTGATGCAATCGAGCCCAGCAGTATCTATGTATGTGTCTACGTTGGGCTCCAAGGAGAGATGCGCCGTAACTGACAAATGCCCAGGACCTCTTGACAAACATGAATGCATATCCATTTCTAGACAACAAACATAAGCCAGTCTTCACCAGCAATTTGGCGGACATCGTTACCCGCACTCGTCGGGAGAGAGTCATTGACATCACCAACTCACCACTCGTGTCAGCCGTGAGTCTTCGGTCTAaacttgagcttcttcatAGGGCC is a genomic window containing:
- the SAS10 gene encoding Something about silencing protein 10, giving the protein MAKKRKAGSRNAGPKGPKELDPSEARLGPITTYQDVADSEDEYFLNKDTIMLDDEPNSKRRRQEDEDMEFSDEEILGYEDSDSDEQDDKPDAKPQTKSKKSTTKQDDAQGDLEDGGEEDDEGDSGWWGSSKQEYYDADNIETEADALEEEAEAKRLQQKKLSKMREEDFVFDGDEWLTGEPELEEGEGKVVEVLKDIEVTPEMSIEERSRLLSTRYPEFEHLASELEELHPVYLGLKEDAANQPDTSIAAIKYCVLGCYVATLASYFAILTSPARDAGKLQKPLSATDLRDHEVMEALLSCREAWDRVKNLTAASNPDETSLSLSADLDGQYALNDDPTALDTTKKKKSVKKDKVSVAKEAKKLEKARAIENTVSDLYSLPIGSGKSKRKSKSSSASKEDNNSDFGEEDTLDARAAADKAARKKSLKFYTSQITQKANKRAGAGRDAGGDMDIPHRERLRDRQARLLAEAEKRGKRDSKHGADLGDDSDDDDNTAANALRNDEDEYYDMVANKSKNKREEKAARYAAYAAASKADRVVENEEVGEDGKRKITYAIEKNKGLAPKRNKDVRNPRVKRRKQYEAKQKKLKSMKPVWKGGEPKGGYQGETSGINVGVVKSIKL
- the CLCN3_1 gene encoding H(+)/Cl(-) exchange transporter 3, translated to MSDTKASTVPDERVWYDQFTSTDWVHDTIADSHRVKALRSRKDFWGRVRVMLDGCQGWILSAVCGLVIAIIAYAIDVAEVTIFDFKDGYCSTAWYLNEKKCCRRGPCDDWRSWSQAFNYHPFGEKWTDFTIYLTCVVGLALLSCWIALGTKTVVPSAYQLTTLDENLAALPREVGQPADGNSTDDSASPRQQDEPQQASPPMIYYSAAGSGVAEVRVILSGFVLHGFLGFQTLIIKSVALVLSVASGLSLGKEGPYVHIAACVGNIACRLFAKYDRNDAKRREVLSAAAAAGVAVAFGAPLGGVLFGLEEVAYFFPAKTLFRTFFCCIIAALSLKFLNPYGTHKIVMFQVRYLIDWEFFELVSFVFVGVLGGALGALFIKASKYWAQTFRRIPAIKAYPLLEVFLVALVTGLMSYWNALVKEPVAKLLLNLASPCDGNDENTDELGLCPGSVNDIPPILLTLFIAFLIKGFLTVITFGIKVPAGIYIPSMVVGGLMGRIVGHLMQWFVLSVPQWSIFGNCATAADGSCIQPGVYGLIAAGATMCGVTRLSLTLAVILFELTGSLDYVLPFSLTILVAKWTADAIEPSSIYDLLTNMNAYPFLDNKHKPVFTSNLADIVTRTRRERVIDITNSPLVSAVSLRSKLELLHRAGELDGGLPIIRHEVLVGLIPAPDLEFALDQLEDEQTNLCLMDRVPSIDEDDEDDADPTDFTQYIDPAPVALDIRSPMDLVYECFVKLGLRYVCALKDGKYRGMIHKKTFVRYIRQLEEEGE